A window of Candidatus Rhabdochlamydia sp. T3358 contains these coding sequences:
- a CDS encoding CT583 family protein has product MAKINTLLSQRLKTASEKFSKMTNLVELSSSGNLSSFAGVFRITTLNETEKQTLKDILNQYKNENQEVIQDLEYLSSLTAEVKAINSQAIILHGERIQKAQQILTSYQEGAFSAWLICTYGNRQTPYNFLQYYELYRAIPVSLQTQLDLIPRQAAYSLASRQGPLAQKQHIIKTYQGQSKQELLELIRITFPLSIKDKRAQDVANITILGLKKILVQIKKSAFCPTNKQKQQLLSLLKELKTSVESLHD; this is encoded by the coding sequence ATGGCTAAAATAAATACTCTTCTCTCTCAACGTTTAAAAACAGCTTCTGAGAAATTCTCGAAAATGACCAATTTAGTGGAATTATCCTCTAGCGGAAATCTCTCTAGCTTTGCAGGGGTATTTCGCATAACAACTCTTAATGAAACGGAAAAACAAACGTTAAAAGATATTCTTAACCAATACAAAAATGAAAACCAAGAAGTTATCCAAGATCTAGAATATCTATCCTCTCTTACAGCAGAAGTAAAAGCGATCAATAGCCAAGCCATCATTTTGCACGGGGAAAGAATACAAAAAGCACAACAGATTTTAACCAGTTATCAAGAAGGAGCTTTTAGCGCTTGGCTCATTTGCACCTATGGAAATAGACAGACCCCTTATAATTTTCTGCAGTATTATGAGCTATATAGAGCTATTCCGGTTTCTTTACAAACCCAGTTAGACCTTATTCCACGTCAAGCAGCTTATAGCTTAGCAAGTCGCCAGGGACCCCTTGCTCAAAAACAGCATATTATAAAAACCTATCAAGGGCAATCTAAGCAAGAATTGCTAGAGCTCATCCGAATCACTTTCCCTCTATCGATTAAAGATAAAAGAGCACAAGATGTAGCAAATATTACCATATTAGGTTTGAAAAAAATTCTTGTGCAAATTAAAAAATCTGCCTTTTGCCCCACAAATAAACAAAAACAGCAACTCTTGAGCTTGCTCAAAGAACTTAAAACCTCGGTTGAATCTCTTCATGACTGA
- a CDS encoding ParA family protein produces MPRIAVSSFKGGTAKTSTSLHLGAALAKFHQQKVLLIDFDAQANLTAGLGYDPDAQDSIASVLQGTKDIHEVILPSGIANLDLIPADTYLERVEVRGALAADRYSHERLKQTLNLLQYDTIIIDTPPSLCWLTESALIAADYSLVCVSPEFYSIKGLQRLSEFMQSIADRHSLQVLGVALSFWNPRGKSNQAFLEIIESTFPGKMLQTKVRRDISVSEASIFGKPLFEIAPKSRASEDYISLTKELLTRM; encoded by the coding sequence ATGCCTAGAATTGCAGTTAGTAGTTTTAAAGGAGGGACAGCTAAAACCTCTACCTCCTTGCATTTGGGAGCAGCTCTTGCTAAATTTCATCAACAGAAAGTACTCTTGATCGATTTTGATGCGCAAGCGAATTTAACAGCGGGTTTGGGTTATGACCCTGACGCTCAAGATAGCATCGCTTCTGTTTTGCAAGGAACAAAAGATATTCATGAAGTAATACTGCCAAGCGGAATTGCTAATCTTGATTTAATTCCTGCAGATACCTATCTAGAAAGAGTTGAGGTAAGAGGAGCTCTGGCAGCTGATCGTTATTCCCATGAGCGTCTCAAGCAAACCTTAAACCTTTTGCAATACGATACCATTATTATAGATACCCCTCCTTCTTTATGTTGGCTCACAGAATCGGCCCTAATCGCAGCGGATTATTCCCTTGTTTGTGTATCACCTGAGTTTTACAGCATCAAAGGATTGCAGCGGTTATCTGAATTTATGCAAAGTATTGCAGATCGTCACTCTCTACAGGTTTTGGGTGTAGCACTTTCTTTTTGGAATCCTCGTGGAAAAAGCAATCAAGCTTTCTTAGAAATCATTGAAAGCACCTTTCCTGGAAAAATGCTGCAGACAAAAGTGCGTCGCGATATCTCTGTTTCAGAAGCCTCTATCTTTGGTAAACCTCTCTTTGAAATAGCTCCCAAAAGCAGAGCTTCTGAAGATTATATTTCGCTCACCAAAGAGCTCTTAACCCGTATGTAA
- the thrS gene encoding threonine--tRNA ligase, producing the protein MLVYIDKKEYEMPPSSSAKDVAEKLHKVAPDQSLAVKINGVICDLSTILHEGDQLSLIDFESKEGKEIFWHTSAHVLAQAVLRLFPEAKPTIGPPIEQGFYYDFANLKISDADFESIEKEVHKIINENYKPIRHVLADKRQALQTFKDNPYKCELIEGFPEEGILTAYEQAEFFDLCRGPHLPNLGKIKAFKILKTAGAYWRGDSKREMLTRIYAISFPDRKMLKEYLTFLEEAKKRDHKILGPKLDLFSIREEAPGMPFIHPKGMIVWNRLIHLWRIMHEKADYEEIKTPQIMSQELWETSGHWEHYRENMYAFSIEERHFAIKPMNCPGCMLYYKSKSHSYRELPLRISELGHVHRHEPSGALSGLFRVRSFHQDDAHLFMQKSDIKQEILNVIALIEETYSKFGLSYRLELSTRPVNSIGSDEDWEIATNGLKEALDAWGKPYRINEADGAFYGPKIDIHIKDALSRSWQCGTIQLDMALPEKFQLEYMDKDGQLKRPIMIHRALFGSIERFIGILIEHFIGKFPLWLSPSQVRIIPIADRHEPYANEVCALIKQAGFQSDVDASHESVNKKVRNAQLMQYNYILILGDKELENQSINLRTRDNVVHGELALNVFLHKIEQERIDYSLTSYFAEEVNA; encoded by the coding sequence ATGTTAGTCTATATCGATAAAAAAGAATATGAGATGCCACCTTCTAGCAGCGCAAAAGATGTAGCAGAAAAATTGCACAAAGTAGCCCCAGACCAATCTCTAGCTGTTAAGATTAATGGAGTCATCTGTGACCTCTCTACTATTTTACATGAAGGGGATCAATTAAGCTTGATCGACTTTGAGAGTAAAGAGGGAAAAGAAATTTTTTGGCATACCTCCGCACATGTTCTAGCTCAAGCGGTTTTACGATTATTTCCAGAGGCAAAACCAACAATCGGTCCTCCTATTGAACAGGGGTTTTATTACGATTTTGCCAACTTAAAAATATCTGATGCCGATTTCGAAAGCATTGAAAAAGAAGTTCACAAAATCATCAACGAAAATTATAAACCTATCAGACATGTGCTAGCTGATAAGAGGCAAGCTCTTCAAACTTTTAAAGATAATCCTTATAAATGTGAGCTCATAGAAGGATTCCCAGAAGAGGGAATCCTTACGGCTTATGAGCAAGCGGAGTTTTTTGATCTTTGTAGGGGGCCTCATTTACCTAATCTAGGCAAAATTAAGGCTTTTAAAATTTTAAAAACAGCAGGCGCCTACTGGCGTGGAGATTCTAAACGCGAAATGTTGACTCGAATTTATGCGATTTCCTTTCCCGATCGAAAAATGCTCAAAGAATATCTCACCTTTCTAGAAGAGGCTAAAAAACGAGATCACAAAATTTTAGGTCCCAAGCTTGATTTATTTTCCATTAGAGAAGAAGCACCTGGCATGCCTTTTATTCACCCTAAAGGAATGATTGTTTGGAATCGTTTAATTCATCTCTGGAGAATCATGCATGAAAAAGCAGATTATGAGGAGATTAAAACCCCTCAAATTATGAGCCAAGAACTTTGGGAAACCTCCGGTCACTGGGAACATTATCGTGAAAATATGTACGCTTTTTCTATTGAAGAGAGACATTTTGCGATTAAGCCTATGAATTGCCCTGGCTGTATGCTTTATTATAAATCTAAATCTCACAGCTACAGAGAACTTCCTTTGCGTATTTCAGAATTAGGTCATGTACACAGACATGAACCATCAGGAGCATTAAGTGGGTTGTTTCGTGTGCGCAGCTTTCATCAAGACGATGCACATCTTTTCATGCAAAAATCTGACATCAAACAAGAAATTTTGAATGTGATTGCGCTGATTGAAGAAACCTATAGTAAATTCGGCCTGTCCTATCGTTTAGAACTCTCTACTAGACCCGTTAATAGCATTGGCTCTGATGAAGATTGGGAAATTGCAACAAATGGGTTAAAAGAAGCCCTTGATGCTTGGGGAAAACCTTATCGAATCAATGAAGCAGATGGTGCTTTTTATGGACCTAAAATTGATATCCACATTAAAGATGCGCTATCTCGCAGCTGGCAATGTGGAACCATCCAGCTCGACATGGCTCTACCTGAGAAGTTCCAATTAGAATATATGGATAAAGATGGTCAATTAAAACGCCCAATTATGATCCATCGCGCCTTGTTTGGCTCAATTGAGCGCTTTATAGGAATTTTGATCGAACATTTTATCGGTAAATTCCCTTTATGGCTAAGCCCTTCTCAAGTAAGAATTATACCTATAGCAGATAGACATGAACCTTATGCCAATGAAGTGTGTGCTTTGATTAAACAAGCAGGATTTCAAAGCGATGTAGACGCTTCTCATGAATCAGTGAATAAAAAAGTCAGAAATGCACAACTTATGCAATACAACTACATTCTGATTTTAGGCGATAAAGAGCTGGAGAACCAATCGATTAATTTGCGCACTCGCGATAATGTTGTGCATGGAGAGCTTGCGTTGAATGTTTTTTTGCATAAGATTGAGCAAGAGAGGATTGATTACTCTTTAACATCTTATTTTGCAGAGGAAGTGAATGCCTAG
- a CDS encoding ankyrin repeat domain-containing protein, whose protein sequence is MTSPISFRDSSLQTNSSFSSDQKLSDRSQKLISLFKGMLPISNETTDYQDNHSRLWALKNGTLLGIVSHSDGKIICISSDKIINSCTAKPISLKNLKRLQDLQIDLAYIPEQKKLVVFPHLKAAGDDQKIAQVAAKSLNPQPPASWVPPTTFDENPVRLSHMFRRKKEGGHFTEDTPKNRAYIRAAVSDPSNRESINNFGVELYSKIMPDGYRAWAQVRNGLIINGGRDKPWRKWVDNNKKAGGQVESRNFRTYDKFTFQERVQADRLTEVYNKSVIKNPWKPHSVELRFPARDVGGVRHQTGIILDLLKELEEGVYDEYMFFLPATEGENLLSQEDVLQIAQEIARGVYIHDTIPFFSLNMNTDYQLYPIIHPEYQNTYVGYVIAMLDYHLKGFWSGQLFQEEFVQNWYNDPKTGERFLRAHSFPIQSKFASFDDILRNLAKEEGISVEQLASMSRFPVNISCRIIGKQKEINKAENLFVIDSDVDLIHTLEGTPDGEEEEAYFNLLDKACGILCREIKEVGFTLPEVKKWLEAAKMMNFFSSYYRTLQEGDKVPRFKENTILGKEKVCPPIFSPIPYARGPFVEFNAAGILKSLYIEERNILMKLFQTEREDASQKEQAKAIFVHLLKDSSVKERSDGQLSQEELEQFATTMLTSLKESYFSIEKRVEKTFVNLKIKKHPYQKLSKSNLLVRIDLAKDSVANSILESMEKQKRSPYSDHLILLQAEQKRVQALEEKQKVLKKLSLWVQDPLNTLVSAEKWFFDLEHNRLDIREKKPNGEFANVFGGYEPRLEDTESKQSPLAAQILKTHAKKLSSLESEEFLVLKEESGRLFKLPIEDSFPVSSHGIPYNTMMLMSPVKNSSDETFLSVIQAIEESNEEVFREIEKEIIDWNRLSAFGKSAIHYAATADSSFFLKALIDKKVDLLIKDSQGWTALHYAAAVGNLMNLELLLNAEKSLLNIPALNGETPLYLAVQKNWIPCVKMLLEVGADLSIKPMHGWNVLMSAIHNGHEEMALLLVKTGKVDLEASWRGGKVALHFAIEMEMEKLLEELLNRGADRNRTYNGQSPVSLASAQNWQRGIDLLHAEKTENQNPWCSVM, encoded by the coding sequence ATGACATCGCCTATCTCTTTTAGGGATTCATCTCTTCAAACAAATTCCTCTTTTTCTTCTGATCAAAAGTTATCAGACCGTTCTCAAAAGCTCATTTCTCTATTCAAAGGAATGCTTCCTATCTCCAATGAAACTACTGATTACCAAGACAATCATTCTAGGTTATGGGCTCTAAAAAATGGAACACTCCTTGGTATAGTATCTCACTCGGATGGAAAAATCATATGCATTTCTTCCGATAAAATTATCAATTCTTGTACTGCCAAGCCCATTTCTTTGAAAAATCTTAAAAGATTGCAAGATTTGCAAATAGATTTAGCTTATATTCCTGAACAAAAAAAACTTGTTGTTTTTCCGCATTTGAAAGCAGCTGGAGATGATCAAAAAATAGCACAAGTAGCTGCAAAATCTCTCAATCCACAACCACCTGCTTCATGGGTTCCTCCCACTACATTTGATGAAAATCCAGTAAGACTTAGTCATATGTTTAGGAGAAAAAAAGAAGGAGGTCATTTTACTGAAGATACCCCAAAAAATCGAGCCTATATTCGTGCAGCTGTTTCTGATCCCTCTAATAGAGAATCTATAAATAACTTTGGAGTAGAGCTATATTCTAAGATTATGCCAGATGGGTATCGAGCTTGGGCGCAGGTTAGAAATGGGCTTATTATCAATGGAGGGCGTGATAAACCATGGAGAAAATGGGTAGATAATAATAAGAAAGCAGGAGGCCAAGTAGAATCAAGAAACTTCCGCACTTACGATAAGTTCACCTTCCAAGAACGAGTACAAGCCGATCGTCTAACAGAGGTTTACAATAAATCGGTCATAAAAAATCCTTGGAAGCCACATTCTGTGGAGTTAAGATTTCCTGCTAGAGATGTAGGAGGGGTGCGTCATCAGACCGGCATTATTTTGGATCTTCTGAAGGAATTAGAGGAGGGAGTTTATGATGAGTATATGTTCTTTCTACCTGCAACAGAAGGAGAAAATCTCTTAAGCCAGGAGGATGTTTTACAGATTGCACAAGAAATTGCAAGAGGAGTTTATATCCATGATACGATCCCTTTTTTCAGTCTTAATATGAACACAGATTACCAGCTTTATCCTATTATTCATCCTGAATATCAAAACACCTATGTTGGCTATGTGATTGCCATGCTGGATTATCACCTTAAAGGATTTTGGTCAGGTCAATTGTTCCAAGAAGAATTTGTCCAGAATTGGTATAATGATCCTAAAACCGGCGAGAGATTTTTGAGAGCGCATAGCTTTCCCATTCAGAGTAAATTTGCAAGTTTTGATGATATCTTACGAAATTTAGCAAAAGAAGAAGGGATTTCTGTAGAACAGTTAGCTTCCATGTCAAGGTTTCCGGTAAATATTTCTTGTAGGATTATTGGTAAGCAAAAAGAGATTAATAAAGCAGAGAATCTCTTTGTAATTGATTCAGATGTGGATTTGATTCACACTTTGGAAGGGACACCAGATGGAGAAGAGGAGGAAGCCTATTTCAATCTTTTGGATAAAGCTTGTGGGATACTATGTAGGGAAATCAAGGAAGTAGGGTTTACTCTGCCAGAAGTAAAAAAATGGCTAGAAGCTGCAAAGATGATGAATTTTTTTTCCAGTTACTATAGGACCTTGCAAGAAGGTGATAAAGTTCCTCGGTTTAAGGAAAACACCATTTTAGGAAAAGAAAAAGTTTGTCCGCCTATTTTCTCACCGATTCCTTATGCACGAGGCCCTTTTGTTGAATTTAATGCAGCGGGTATTTTGAAAAGTTTATACATTGAAGAAAGAAATATCCTCATGAAACTTTTCCAAACAGAGCGAGAAGATGCTTCTCAAAAAGAACAAGCAAAAGCGATCTTTGTACACCTTTTGAAGGATTCATCTGTAAAAGAGCGTTCTGATGGACAGCTCTCTCAAGAAGAATTGGAGCAGTTTGCTACTACGATGTTGACTTCGTTAAAAGAAAGCTATTTTTCTATAGAAAAACGTGTGGAAAAGACTTTTGTCAATCTAAAAATTAAAAAACATCCTTATCAAAAACTATCCAAATCTAATCTTCTTGTACGTATCGATTTAGCTAAGGATTCTGTTGCAAATTCTATTTTAGAATCCATGGAAAAGCAGAAAAGATCCCCTTATAGTGATCATTTAATCCTTCTTCAAGCAGAACAAAAACGAGTTCAAGCCCTCGAAGAAAAACAAAAAGTACTTAAAAAGCTTTCTCTTTGGGTGCAAGACCCATTAAATACTCTTGTTAGTGCAGAAAAATGGTTCTTTGATTTGGAGCATAATAGACTTGATATCAGAGAGAAAAAGCCTAATGGAGAATTTGCAAATGTTTTTGGAGGATATGAGCCAAGGCTTGAAGATACAGAATCCAAACAAAGTCCTTTAGCAGCTCAGATTTTGAAAACCCATGCCAAAAAGCTATCTTCGTTAGAGAGTGAAGAATTTCTTGTCTTGAAAGAGGAGTCTGGGCGTTTATTCAAACTGCCCATAGAAGATTCCTTCCCTGTATCTAGCCATGGCATTCCTTATAACACGATGATGTTAATGTCTCCTGTAAAGAACTCATCAGATGAAACATTTTTATCTGTGATTCAAGCTATTGAGGAATCTAATGAAGAAGTTTTTAGAGAGATAGAAAAAGAGATTATCGATTGGAATCGCTTAAGTGCATTTGGAAAAAGTGCCATTCATTATGCAGCAACAGCTGATTCTTCTTTTTTCCTAAAAGCCCTTATCGATAAAAAAGTTGATCTTCTTATCAAAGATTCTCAAGGCTGGACAGCGCTGCATTACGCAGCAGCGGTTGGAAATCTTATGAATCTAGAGCTTCTCTTAAATGCAGAAAAAAGCCTACTAAATATCCCTGCTTTAAACGGAGAAACACCGTTATACCTAGCTGTACAGAAAAATTGGATTCCTTGTGTAAAAATGCTTTTGGAAGTTGGGGCAGATCTTTCGATAAAGCCCATGCATGGATGGAATGTCCTCATGAGCGCTATCCATAACGGTCATGAAGAAATGGCTTTACTTCTTGTAAAAACAGGTAAAGTGGATTTAGAAGCCTCTTGGCGTGGTGGGAAAGTAGCTCTTCATTTTGCGATTGAAATGGAGATGGAGAAATTGTTAGAGGAGCTTTTAAACCGTGGAGCGGACAGAAATCGAACCTACAATGGACAAAGCCCTGTTTCTTTAGCAAGTGCTCAGAACTGGCAAAGAGGTATAGATCTGCTTCATGCAGAAAAGACAGAGAATCAAAACCCATGGTGCTCGGTGATGTAG
- a CDS encoding nucleotidyl transferase AbiEii/AbiGii toxin family protein yields MNKLFKTATAFRKSLESRLMNISQETKVDLQRLRRKVAFDRLLAHIFTNDINTWILKGGYALELRFAHARATKDIDLTMPVQSYSEFEAETLMTMLQHASEAKLEDYFTFAIGSAMQELSGTPEGGFRFPVSTIIDGRIFVKFHIDIGVGDILVEPTEVITGEDWLEFAEIAPAKIYAISKEQQFAEKLHTYTFPHANRFNTRVKDLVACYSWFGKNLLMRQ; encoded by the coding sequence ATGAATAAACTGTTCAAAACAGCAACAGCTTTTCGAAAAAGTCTTGAAAGTAGGTTAATGAATATTTCACAAGAAACCAAGGTTGATCTTCAGAGGCTAAGAAGAAAAGTTGCTTTTGATCGCTTATTAGCTCATATTTTTACAAATGACATCAATACATGGATTTTGAAAGGCGGCTATGCTTTGGAACTAAGATTTGCGCACGCACGCGCTACAAAAGATATAGATCTAACCATGCCTGTGCAATCTTATAGTGAATTTGAGGCAGAAACACTTATGACAATGTTACAGCATGCGTCTGAAGCTAAACTTGAGGATTATTTTACATTTGCCATTGGCTCTGCTATGCAGGAACTTAGTGGTACTCCCGAAGGTGGCTTTCGATTTCCAGTTTCTACAATCATAGATGGACGGATATTTGTGAAGTTTCATATAGACATTGGAGTCGGAGACATCCTAGTGGAGCCTACAGAAGTAATTACAGGAGAAGATTGGTTAGAATTTGCAGAAATCGCTCCAGCCAAAATCTATGCAATTTCAAAAGAACAACAATTTGCTGAAAAATTGCATACATATACATTTCCACATGCCAATCGTTTCAACACTCGTGTCAAAGACCTAGTAGCATGTTACTCTTGGTTCGGGAAGAATCTATTAATGAGGCAGTAG
- a CDS encoding type IV toxin-antitoxin system AbiEi family antitoxin domain-containing protein, protein MHIAKSTLFEIAESQQGYFTFKQAIAAGFNDKNHRYHVQNGDWIKVLRGIYRLSNYPVGEREELVLWFLWSQNRLGIPQGIYSHYTALDLYELSDYMPSKLHMTVPISFRRTIKIPEILILHRKKLQSFEIVTKQGYKVTTPLRTLIDVIEDNVLAEELLVQAVQDAKKKGLITKHAIDQINQTHFSEVKEKILNIMEVRNE, encoded by the coding sequence ATGCATATAGCAAAATCAACACTTTTTGAGATTGCTGAAAGTCAACAAGGATATTTCACTTTTAAGCAAGCCATTGCAGCTGGATTTAACGATAAGAATCATAGATATCATGTCCAAAACGGCGACTGGATTAAAGTTCTTAGAGGAATATACCGATTATCCAACTATCCAGTAGGGGAAAGAGAAGAATTGGTTCTATGGTTTCTATGGTCGCAAAATCGATTAGGTATTCCTCAAGGAATATACTCTCATTACACAGCCCTTGATCTTTATGAGCTTTCTGATTACATGCCTTCAAAATTACATATGACTGTCCCTATAAGCTTCAGAAGAACGATAAAAATTCCTGAAATTTTAATTTTGCATAGAAAAAAGCTACAATCTTTTGAGATTGTAACAAAACAAGGTTATAAAGTTACAACACCACTAAGAACGCTGATTGATGTGATAGAGGATAATGTATTAGCTGAAGAGTTACTAGTTCAAGCTGTTCAGGATGCTAAGAAAAAAGGATTAATTACTAAACATGCAATTGACCAAATAAATCAAACGCATTTTTCTGAAGTTAAAGAAAAAATATTGAATATTATGGAGGTCAGAAATGAATAA
- a CDS encoding sialidase family protein — translation MKQIIKKCGCFFFMIAFSLLLQATPSCIIKQEFIFQDAPFASCHAATLTQTDSGALLCAWFGGTNEGANDVAIWLSVLNQEWSCPKKIALEKDIPSWNPVLFTMPNKEVILFYRAGRNPQQWSSLLKRSYDEGQSWTEAQMLPAGVIGPVKNKPLLLADGTLLCGSSIESWKLWGCWVDITSDAGHTWSKSTPINVNSQLFGIIQPTLFLTKDGVIKLLARSYQIGHICSAESYDGGKTWSAAQPIDLPNPNSGIDAVRLIDDRVALVYNHSKEDRFPLNVAISNDEGKTWEMKLVLEENPGEYSYPSIIQTKDEKIHIVYTWNRKKIKHVVVDPSLL, via the coding sequence ATGAAACAGATAATAAAAAAATGTGGGTGTTTTTTCTTTATGATTGCTTTTTCTTTATTATTACAAGCAACACCTTCTTGCATCATTAAACAAGAATTTATTTTTCAGGATGCTCCTTTTGCCTCCTGTCATGCTGCAACTTTAACTCAAACCGATTCAGGAGCGCTTCTTTGTGCTTGGTTTGGAGGTACTAATGAAGGGGCAAACGATGTAGCGATTTGGTTGTCTGTTCTAAATCAAGAATGGAGCTGCCCTAAAAAAATTGCGTTAGAAAAAGACATACCTTCTTGGAACCCCGTTCTATTTACTATGCCAAATAAGGAAGTTATCTTGTTTTATAGAGCAGGAAGAAACCCTCAACAATGGTCTAGTCTTTTAAAACGCTCTTACGACGAGGGTCAAAGTTGGACAGAAGCTCAGATGTTGCCTGCAGGAGTTATTGGGCCTGTAAAAAACAAACCTCTTTTGTTAGCGGATGGAACCCTTCTCTGTGGATCCTCTATAGAAAGTTGGAAGCTGTGGGGTTGTTGGGTTGATATTACATCTGATGCTGGTCATACATGGAGTAAAAGTACACCTATCAATGTTAACTCCCAATTGTTTGGAATCATTCAACCCACTTTGTTTCTTACAAAAGATGGAGTGATCAAACTTCTTGCTAGGTCATATCAGATTGGGCATATTTGCTCTGCAGAATCCTATGACGGAGGAAAAACTTGGAGTGCTGCTCAACCAATTGATCTTCCTAACCCAAATTCCGGCATTGATGCAGTACGTCTTATAGATGACCGGGTGGCTTTGGTTTATAATCATTCCAAAGAAGATCGATTCCCTTTAAATGTTGCTATTTCAAATGATGAAGGAAAGACTTGGGAAATGAAATTGGTTTTAGAAGAAAACCCAGGCGAATATTCTTATCCAAGCATAATTCAAACCAAAGATGAAAAAATACATATTGTCTATACATGGAATCGTAAAAAAATCAAACATGTTGTAGTGGATCCAAGTTTGTTATGA
- a CDS encoding DUF393 domain-containing protein — MHQDLFEELPRVFYDGSCGLCHFFVRFTLLRMQTPFLFSPIKGKTFCNLAKAKNIETIPDSIMVYDKKQDRIYFKTEAILYILRSLGKGWKLLSYLIRCIPLCITNAGYDFIAKIRGKIFKKPKTVCPVLPESLRKFFQE; from the coding sequence ATGCATCAAGATCTATTTGAGGAACTCCCAAGGGTTTTTTATGATGGTAGTTGTGGCTTGTGTCATTTTTTTGTGCGATTTACCTTGTTAAGAATGCAAACACCTTTCCTGTTTTCCCCGATAAAAGGGAAAACCTTTTGCAATCTTGCTAAGGCTAAAAACATAGAGACCATCCCAGATAGTATCATGGTATATGATAAAAAACAGGATAGGATCTATTTTAAAACAGAGGCGATCTTATATATTTTACGTTCTTTAGGAAAAGGCTGGAAACTTTTAAGCTATCTCATCCGTTGCATACCTCTTTGTATAACTAATGCTGGCTATGATTTTATTGCTAAAATAAGAGGCAAGATTTTTAAAAAACCAAAGACGGTTTGCCCTGTTCTTCCAGAGAGTTTAAGGAAGTTTTTCCAGGAATAA